Genomic segment of Corythoichthys intestinalis isolate RoL2023-P3 chromosome 7, ASM3026506v1, whole genome shotgun sequence:
tcctgccgAAGGAGCTGGTTGATGTggttggggagagggaagtctgggctgaagctgctgcccctgcgacctgaccccggattaagcggcagatgatggatggatggattgtgGCACTTTTcagttattcaaaaaataataagtTTATTAAAAATATCTAGGCTGGAATTCTCCAGTTTACTACATGGATTTCAACATATCAGGTTTTGAGCCCTAAGCTAAGCTAATGTCCAGGAGCTGTTTTAGTGGCTGCTGCCATCTAGTGCTAAAACTGGGAAGTGCAGCAGAAAGAAGACTCATTTGCTGCGGGCCGGTGTAGGCACACCTGTACTGCCAATCATTTCCTGAAATATAACGATTCAATATTTAGTCGCAAAATGAAATATGGACCCAtctgatgaaagcaaattttgccatTTGGGTGGTAGGACGACGCCACGCCCACCCACAGCGTAACATCTACGTGACTCTGAATAGACTTTATTGTGAAAGGGATCAGTCCGTCCGCGCGCGTGCTTGAGGGAGGGCGCGGCTTCTCtaacggatggatggatggatggatggacgcgcGTCAACGCCGTGAATCGAACCCAGCCGTACGTCCTTTCTTGGTGCGCAAatgctttgctttgctttgcaTAAGAAAGGCCTAGCTTCTCGAGACGTGTCTCACGCTCGGCCGATGTGCTTTTTGAGCGCGTCACTGCAGAGGTGCGTGCGCGTGCACGAACGCGCGAACACGCGGCTCCCATTGATCTCATTGGACGCCGCTCCATCCGTCGCTCTCATTTTCGTTGCTGCCAGATAGGGCAACAGAATTTGGTTTTGGAAGTAACCGTTTAGATTAGTTTCAACTTGTATGTGTAACACCTTGAAGTTGAGCTACATTGCTTTCCTAAAGCAGCATCTTCTTATTGCATCTGGCATTTAACGCCTCACAGCGCGTGAAGCTGTGAACTGCATGTTATTTCTTAAAAGTCGGGTTCATAGCATTAAAATGATGTTAAACCCCACCGAAATGAAACCAGATCAATATTAAGTGACCCGAtaacaacaagaagtgacccccaaaaatccctatatcaacaggaagtcacccaatcTGAACAAAaggcccaaaatcaataggaagtgacgcgatatcaacatgaagtgaccccaaaatgcctgaGAATCAATAGGAGGTGACCCGATATACACCAATCATCCCAGCGAAGCTATTTTCTAGTTCCACTTCCTTATGATTTTGGAGGCctttttgggttacttcctcttTATTTAGGGgtcctttcctgttgatttggggttactgaacaggaagtgacccgaagtgAAGTCTACGGCATCCAATGAGCTAACAGAGACACAAAGATTTTGCTCGTGACCTGTCGATTCCTAACAGTCAGACCttttaaaaaaagatacttggcgggagcacatagagaaccttttgggatacaaactaCGCAGgggcggcccaggccatttgggggccctaagcaaaataatgcaaaggggcccatatttttggcccaccatttcgtcacagtgtactgtgaaacccatacacgcaatccaacccatgcgtccatattttgtatattaatcagattttgttgcactgcatacttcaaacttctcaccccaaatgattgtcagtacttacagtagatagcgccaaacctttttctaaaagaggaaagaaagacgttaaggacgatttttttttttaagcttgtaatcaagtatcaaaactcacaaaattcaaataaagcaaaatgtagtaaacaaaataaattataaattaaacaattgccagattggggcccccCTAATGGTCAGAGGCCCtaggcagctgcatagtctgcgtataggctgggccggccctgaaacTACGAATATATATTGTTACACCTTGTGCACAGGGGAGAAGAACAAGAGAAGACCAAAAGTTAATCGGGCGGAGAACGACGCGTGACCCGAAGACGGGACGAGATGAAGCGAGGTGAGCGAGCAGCGGCGctagcgagcgagcgagcgagtcCTCTGAGCGTCTCCGTCTTCCGCAGCCGTGTACTCGGTGGAGATCAAAGTGGAGCGGGACAAGAGCACGGGAGAAACGCGCGTCCTGTCCTCGCACACCAAACTTCCCGTGGACTGCTCTCGCGGAGGGGTCAAAGTTTACGAGGACGAGCAGAAAGGTGACCCCTTCCACCTATATGTGATGTTAAAGGTGCTTGCAtatcgagaaaaaaaatgaaaatgactggCGGGACAAATGTGACTAGGACCCGGGTGTGATAAGTATAAACGGGCCCTCCGAGGTGAACCTCTGGCAGGTGGAGCTCCTATTGGATAATTATTCTCGGGGCCCTTCAAGACGATCATCCAATGTGTGGGCGGTGCTAGTGGAAATTTTTCTGCAGACAACCAGCTGATGGAGAAGGGTtgagatattttaacacttaaagaCTATATTCCAGCTCCACACATCATCTAACCTTTGACCTTTTATCCGTAGACCGCTCCCCCATCCAACCACATCCCCTTTATGCCAGCCAACTGGGCCGCCAAAAGGCCTGGCAGGGGCCAGAGAGGCGGTATATttaaacactatattacagctcCGCACATCATTTTATCTTTCTGTTTTTGACACTCCCCTCAGCTAACCACACCCCCCTTACCCAGACCTTCAGAGGCTGCTGCACCCCCCTAAGCTCCGCCCCATTTTCCATTTTGAAAACCAATTTAGTTGTCTCAAATCTGGCTGTTTTATTCTACTCTAAAATAGGGAACGCCCCCTTTCCGAGGGACagcaagaaccaaaagtggtatttgccatgtggcaaaattgattttgccatgtcgcttttttgccatgtggcatttttttgccatgttgtaaaatggattttgacatgtggaattgtatttttttttgtatgtggcaaaaaggatttgaattttggaaaatttggacgcgcattgccgtcaatggcatagcctgacttgggtgtcagCTGAATGTCAAtacgctctaatgtaaagtgtatggtcaaaaatcacagccacacatgtttttctgccatttaaaatgaatggaaaatttgggacgtgcatggccttcaAAACTTCCATGTACCCCCAAAAATTGTAACaaaccaaaattcattttgccccccccccccctacaaaaaaaaatgtgacaaaccaaaatccattttgctacatacaaaacaatgccacgtggcaaaatccatttttgccacatggcgaataCTTTtgtttctcggccctgctgcccTTTTCGCAGCAATTCTGATTGTAGTGCCATATCGCTATCGTTATATAAAACAGCCCAGATTGCGAAAGAGGATTTTTCCCATAATGCACATCacaacaaaatgtcattgcgTGCCGTGGATATTTGcagttttagaaaagtcaacacAAATTACGCCAATAGTACGTGACTGACAGGCACATATTCTTTATCTTCTCTGGAAAACACTAGGtcatgaaggaatctgacctttcagccagattgccggaatcacaccggccgaaccgccggacccgtgcTTGCACAGCTCCAGCGACCCGGGCCGACGAgaccccggccaaaaggccatacTCCCCGCATTCACCTTTCTTAacacttgtactgactccattttgaaagccggAAAAAGGCTtccaaacacaagttgacaatttattcaggtcgatggCGAttaaaacggcaaggcgaaacagcaacagacccaggcgaggaagcAGACTCGTTCCAGGGTCACAATATCACAAGtcgacaaaaggttcccgagaaaaatgacaacgattagttaaacattgagtctttttgaaggctctggcggggcgggccgtgggcaggaggaGTGTGTTTGGGTATTCTTCTGTTAcagatttgggcggtcaagttcgtgtgtcaCTGTTGTTGGGTCACTGTGGatgaggcaactgaggtgggaggttgGGGGTGCCTCACTGCCTGTGAGGCGCAGAGCTATCAAACTTGGGAGTTTTTGTATCCGGAGTAGTACAGGACGTCTCGCCATTTGTTATGGAATGTCCCGAAGAGCCGATTGggggatttggtgttgcagatgtgggcttgtagatgtcttgcttatcacctggtagtcagcgtACAGCTGCATGACGTACGCGTTGTCTTCCGTgcatggtcagaaggcgtccttaTCTGCTTGtgtcttggcgctgcaagtTGTAATCATTCCAAGtgcaactgttcataatatcaaatatattctgcttgttttttcttaaaccacgatataaatgctatttattttatagtcAGTGTGTTAGCGTaattcaaacagtaaatacgaaaaAAGATACTATTTCTTCAGGAACTTCCAGCAGTAGTGAAGTCACCTAACTGGAGTCTTCTCCTACCTGTTCCTCCAGTGGTGCACGAGGTCAACGGGCAGGAGGGCGTCCGTCCGCTCAGCGCCGCCGAGGTGGACGAACTCATCCTTAAAGCTGACCTGGCCAGTCGGGACGAGGCGACCGCTCGGGCCTCCGCCACAGCGAATCCAGACGAGCCCGACGTCCCCCAGGGAGAGACGGCGTCCACCGAGCGGGAGGCCCCGCTGCGGAAGGGTGCCGCCGAACCGGATGTGCCGCCCTCCCGGCCGGAGGTCTCGCCCCGGGAAGGCGTTGCCGAGCCAGAGGCCTCACCCCGGGAGGGCGTCGCCGAGCCAGAGGCCTCGCCCCGGGAGGGCGTCGCCGAGCCAGAGGCCCCGCCTCGGGAGGGCATCGTCGAACCAGAGGTGTTGCCCTCCCGGCCGGAGGCGTCGACCCAGGAGGGCGCCGTGTCCGAATCGGATTTGCAGGGAGGCGACGGGACGACTTCGCGGCCGAAACCGGGGACCAAGCGCGCCGGCCGTCACGCCGGCGACAAAAAGAAATCTCGCGTGTGCTGCGCTGTGATGTGAACCCATGGCGGGTGTCACGTGCTTTCGCTTTTCTCAAATTGTGCTGCTTACTTTGCCTGGGAGGCGAGGAGCATCATTAATTGGCAATTCCCAATGAATGACAAATGGACATGTTAGGCATGCACAAAATTCCGATGAGCTTTAGCACTTTTTACACGCAAGCCTAAGGAGAATCAAAGCTGCCATAATTCATAAAATACATCACATACAAATTGAATTAATGATCAATTCATCAATAAGCGCtttgtgcttgttttttttttttgcatgaccATGACAAAACTAATTCAAATGAGGGGGCGGTCTTTTGAATATAGCGGTATTAGCATCTACATAACCATTATTCAACCAATGGGCCAACAGTTTCAACCCAAGGCACAAATAAGACTGCCCCCTCATTGAATGAGTTGACAATCAGCATCGCACTTTTATTTATGGATTGATACTAATTTGGAATTTTTTCAACCTTATcattatatttgtttttattcgtatttatttccatatatattttttattgatgtatatattttttgtatttatagtaCTTTTCATTTTGGTTTGCAGCTTTGGTCCTCTATATAGCTCAAAAGTTTGCAAGTGGAACTCACTTTCTGAATGCCCAAGCTTGACTTCCTGTTTGTAGAAGCACATGCATGCAACCTGCAGCATACGCTCACGTGCATATGATGGAGTACtagggccaaataaagaaattttaaaaaaggactacgagattCAAGTTGTACTGTTActactggggaaaaaaacccagcggGAATGTAGCTGAATACGCAGCAAAAATCGACATTGGCAcacacaacaggaagtgacccgatgtcAACAGGATAGTGCCCGTAATGACaccaaaaaaacaggaagtgatcaccAGGAAGTCACCccggaatgcccccaaatcaacagggggTAACCTGGAAATGAAAAGTGACCGATGAACAGAAAGCAGCCCAGAAGTGATCTCAAATGAACAGGACATGCTCCAAAAtttgcaggaagtgacccataatcagaggtgggtagttacgcgttacatttactccgttatagtcactttttgagaaaaatgtacttttaccacaccatactttgaacttttacctgagtagatttgtgaagaagaaagaaACACTACTCCGCTAGTACCGTAGTACACAAgtcgttccatttttcctctttattctacatatcaaGATTTTAGAAGAAACACACACTactagtttcaccaatgagttgTCGCAACAagacagactcaagcttgccgtcgtATGCTCACACTGGCCCGTTcaacacgtggcgtctttaatgcacagtaaaaaatgaagtatttgacatagagcgcagaTATTAACCTCTCTTTCGGTTTTTATTTGCCACCGATTCACCAAGGAAAACCAGATATATCATCCTTTTCATTTCATCATGGGAACTGTGATGGAacgattcaaactaggaactatttagaGGGgccctcatgctctttggacaaaggaTGCTTCCGTTCTTCAgatgttttttctctcgccagaattcaatggtttttgtttttctacTTCTTTAGCTTAATgcagttatgtaataggttattgtacagtataataactaggcctgcacgcaggactgaacgggccctcgcagtttggcgcaactcggacatcACGCAAACTCAGAcggcacgcaggtcagggtggtgaccGATCGTCACCCTCCAATCATCTCACGAGAATCTAACTTGCTCGAAACGTGCCTATTTTTGGGGGCTTAAAAATGCATTCACAcacctggggggaaaaaaggaggcgctactgagctgtgcagccacacccttattcaaaaccaaaatgaatcttctaattgggccaattcaaccaagtgtgccaaatttcgtCGAAGTCGATGGAAAATTCTGCTttcttttaatggcgaacaaagggttgtCATGACaacagacatgtggacatgggctctAAAATGTCGTATTACAAGAGGTCTTGTAGCTACAATGGCcagccaacctgaaaagaactggacatgtaaaattaaaatgagtgactttctgttgccactagctGGCACtgcagagttgatgcaaatgacccctacagcacccttcagggtacgagtctcaccaagcacgggaagtttggcgcagatactgTATGTAGTATGCCTGCCAagctatgactgttcaaaatttgtggtgggACAAAATGACGATGGTTATTTTTGCTTTCCTGTGTGGACtcctctgcttcaaccaaactacaacatttttcatcaggcatttGAACACGTCTTacagctcccctgaaacaggtttgaggtcaattgattttttcccatttcctgttcccagcaggaggcgccaggcctaatgggtaatatttcaacgcagtcgtgttcaggctggtatacctcacatcagaggttgcgctagacattttcgttgtctgtcattttgactgacagggtcataaaaatccggtcataatctatttttacccgtcatttcaatttttaaaatgataatgatgacatattcaatagtatttagttttcattcatttttaattaatattgtaatgcttgcttggcggcgaaaaattagacacagaagtcgtggtatttttctccctctttttactctgcttaccgccaacaacaccaacaaaacaacaactccgcccccaaagaaaaagaggcaactacatagaccccaatcaccaacgtcacacaatgatcttaattgtggttgtcagcccaaaaccctctaaatatatattaaatgcatcttaccagatataaaatgactactacatatctGTGGTGattgtttggtgcccagatttgttgtcgaattacagcagtccatctcgctctcctcttcgggtctctcagaatacggtagaacttcaagtctctccgtctatcttctctgttactgcaaccaaccgccacacacgccttcaccattttgatgattaatgttaacgagcagaaaaacacgccgtaacaggaggcatgtacgtagcggtaatgtgtaaacatgacgagctgacagacaatatggcggctccagtcaagggggcggagttgtgacgtcatgtgattggggtctatacacaggtggcaatctagtccaccaattggatgacgcgctggcacaccggatgcaccaataagaacttcgcgttgatgtgtcaatcacggtgccgccgccagaccccggtgactctgcaatattctgacagaatagccaacgacgtcatgcattaagagagacaatagctaattaatatgctcattcgccaccctgtggtctggggtgtgaattgcaacctgtcaatatgacggatggacttcagttttttccgtcactgttttaaaaaaccggtcaacgacggaaaatactcggttaacgcgacccctgcctcACATacttgccagatatgaaaaatactgaacgttgtatcagggagttattaaTCTTTTACCTAATATGGCATGTTGCCAAAAaactggccgactttggcaccctgcccaggtcagaaacgtgaatgaaaactcaccattttgtctcTTGAACAGTCTTACCAGTTTTGAGGCGAATCAGGCTCACTCCCTAGGTGCCAATGTCTCAGATATGCACCCTGTACCTTGatataaatttcacattcaatccaaaataccctcaggccctaataataacagttcatatagatgaagatgtgctgagaaaaaatcctattatttaaaaaaaaaaaatcagacattctaagcaattactcacaatgttactgatgacttgagtattcttttcaccaaatacttgtacttgagtacaattttttggatgactacttttacttttacttgagtgatattattttgaagtaacactactcttacttgagtacaaattttGACTACTCTTCCCACCTCTGGCCATAATTACaataaaatgacaacaaagtgaGACAAAATCAAGTCATTGGCGTCCGTTGACAACGATAGAAATCCAATTTGCTTCAACTAGGAGgactggctttgaatgctcatctttcagcgcCATTAACAGTGCagggcatccaatccattttgactgggagggaggGGTCAAATGAACAAACGTCAACAACGGGGGCGAAATACATCATTGAGCTgacgcctgtcaatcatcaaCGACGACGATAACCGACAGTGTCGCCTCTCGCGACCATGAGAGGGGGCGGGGCTCCAGGGGCGGAGAGAAGTTGAAGTTTGGCCATCCTTTGCCGACTCGTCAACAAACTGAATTGGGTTCattcgctcgctcgctcgctcgctcgctcggataggacttctgtctttgaaGAAACCAACTAAAGTCTCATTGACGCGTCAGTCACCATCTCAGATACACTCCGGCCCACGTGTGACAACCGCCAAAAAGCATGGCAATACTCGTCGAACCCTGACCCTGTGTCCGTTGACGCCGGTGTTATCGTCTGACGGCAGAGGGGCGGGGCTACCGCTTTCTGCTTATCTGTCGGCCGCACTTGTACGCTGGTGGTCTGAAGTCGTCGCCATGTCCGTTCCGGGAGTACCAAACGCCAAGGGGCAGAAGTGCTGTAACTCAATTTTCCGGTTTTTGCCAGATCTCCATTAGAGGTGAGACAATATCgccatactttgtatcccaatagCCAAGAATCCATTCAAAATCAGAGCCGACAGGTTGCTAGCAAAATTGTCCATgttaactgccattgacggcaatagatgtccaggccctcccacttcaaacggattggacgtcaaacTCATTTCAGTTCACGGCAGAAGGATGAGAGAGATcctatgataatacacactctataggaactgtacatcattttcaatgaattataccaACCTGGACGCCACGGACTGTAAGCTGTACACTTGCCATACTGAagctaatgctatgagttacatttaatgtgtgatgatcattctgcacagacctttaaaaggctaaagcaacattacatattctctcttgccaagatatgaaaacaaatcttaccatgtgtttcaaaacaagcaggcCTGGCACATCCTAGCTTGAAGCACATCTTAAacactaactacacatacagtataataacaaaatgtcacacattgtgaacatatgacggaaactgtggcgcattttcgtctcgtcggactgtattcatctcgttatgttttagtctcctagACATAGGTTTTTGGCTCGTCAACATCATGAAATGGTTCGCcgaaaaaatattttcgttatcattgacaaaaacaacaatacctGACCAACGTATCAATATTTGTCATGATATCATAGTTATCGTGAGCCTCGTATCGCAAATCAAAACGGGAAGTGACCGCCCCTCTCCGCGGTAAAACCTCCTTTCTCGCCACCAGAGACGTTCCCCGCCGACACCCCTGACCTTCCCGCGCTCGCCGTCGTCCCCCGCCCGCCGCCATGGATGCCGTTCCCAGGAGGTGGGTGCTAAAGCCTCTGTCGCCCCCGACGCACCTCTCCGACCTCCGCGGCGCGACGGGTCCCAGCCGAGACGAGGTCGCGAGTCCCGACGGCTCGGTGGCGCGGGCCCATCGGGTCACGCTTTGGCAAGAGTGGAGCGACAGCGACGACGGCTCGGTCGAAAGCTCAGCCGACAGCTCGGTCGGCAGCTCCGGTCCTCGACACGGGTTCTACTCTTTCGTGGAGGACCCGAGCAGTCCGGAAGCGGAGCTGAACGAGGCGTGGATGTTCTCGCCTCGGCGGTTGGCCCATCTCACCACCTTGAAGGAGGACAAAGCTTTTAAAGTGCAGACCTACAGCGGCGCCAAGAAACCGGAGAGTTTGTTCTCAGACTCCCAGCCAGACTATCGCGTGCCAGAGGAAAGCCGCAGCCAAGTATTGGGGGAGGCAGAAGAGATCCGACTGAGGAAGGAAATCATCCGAAAGCAAGCCCCGAAGAAGTCCACTTTCAATCTGAACGAGCGGCTGAACACGCTGGAGAAACTGGATTGGAGTCCATCCAAGATGGCGGATGGTTTCAGTTTGAGCTACAGCCCCGTCAGACTAGAAGCGCCTCGTCCCGTAGACCCCGAGACCATCGACGGGGCCCGAATCGACTTTGCCGCAGCTCGGCGGCAGTTTCTCAAGTGGGAAAAGCGCTGCGTAGCGCCACCGTCGAAGCACGCGACGGGGTCCGGATCTGGTGAGCTACAAAGCTCGCCTCGGCTCGAGCATGTATCCGTTCCCGGCAGACCGGGCGACCCGGAGTCGCCGGATCCGAAGGACTCATCGTCGGAGATGCGTGACGATTCGATCGGGCGAAGAGACACACTCGACGATCTGCGACCGATTCGGAAAGGGGTGTCCGACGATTGTGACGAGACCCCGATTGAAAAAGAGATCCGCTTAGTTCAAGAACGCGAGAAGAACCTCAGACACTCACGAGGCCTGAAGCACAGTGAGGGACTTTCAGAGATGGTGGAGGTTCAACACTTGCCACGTGATGAGACCCGCGCCAGTTTTATCATCCGGCGACAAAACCACAACCGGCAGGCTCCGGATCGACCAAAAGAGAACCTGGGAAAGCGGGAGACCTTTTTGTCCCATCGTCGCCCACGCGGACACGGCGACAAAATCTCCACGCCCCCGTTTCCTCAGCACTCGTGGCCAGGGAAAGGAAGTCTTTCTCAGGGGGCCGAGCGGGAGTCCGACAGGAAAAATGCTGCCCGGGATTCAACCGAGAAGGAGATAGAGGAGGTTCTGCGACGAGAACGGGAGCCGGGGAAGTCCGGGCACTCCGGAGAGTCCGAGGACTTGCCGTCCGGAGGGGAATCAACCTCTGACCTCTTCTGCGCAGACACGGAGCGATTGGACCCTACAGAAAAGACAGGTCTGTCTCCCTTCTCTTTTTTATCAATCGGTCTAAGCTTATTTGTCCACCTGTCTGTTGATCAGATACACATTGCAAATGGTCCAATATCATCTGCCAAATTGTAGAACATACAGGTATACATTTGCTTCTCCCTTAGAAAATTGAACTCATAGAAAATGCCATTTCCGGAGAAATTGCGATAGCATCTTTGCTTTGGTAGTCACTTCCTGAGGGTATTTTGGGGCTACTTTCTgtggatttggggacattttagggtcacttccctgTTTTTATTGGctaactttctgttgatttgtcatgtcATGAACTCTGGGTTTGAAGCCTTCATCTCCCAGAGGTCCATAGTATGTCTACAGAGCATTATGTGAAATAGTCGAATATCAAAAATAGTGCGAGCATCAGAATTTAGCTAGGTGCAATATACCATCACTGAAAATATATGAGAATACAATCCAACAatattgaagggaatagtatcctttctcgtatttactgtttgtattactctaacgtacccaatataaaataaatagcatttatttgatagtttaaggaaaacaaacatgatatatttgacatagggcataagagatacatgacgccttctgatcatggaagcccaatgtgtgtgtcatgcaactgactgagcaagattgacactgacaaccaggtgataggcaagacatccacTAGCCCACGTCAGCAACACCAaaaatcccgcaatcagttcTTCAGGTTCTTCAAATTGCCGGAACGgcgctagcgcaattccaaaGACCTAGGGCCGGTGCAACTCCaacaacctggccaaaaggccaaactccacgcgttcaccttagttttaacccaatgtactgactccattttaaaagctggaaggaGGCTCCACAACATGAGTTGAAAATTAAGtccaagtcgacagcaatcaggcAGCAAGtaaaaaacagcaaacagacacGGACAAAGAGGAAGGCTGGAtcaagggtcaccatatcacaggaAAAGACTGCCGAGAAAAGACAGAGCTAGCTAAAGAATTCAGTCTTTCGAAGGCTTTTgtggggcgggccgtgggccggccggaagaagggtgtgtttgggcgttgtttagggttATTGTCTGTTGTGGATTGGGCAGGAGGGTTCGGGCAtttctgttgtcagggcaacgagaatTGAGGATGCTGCCAGCCTCAGCGCCATGTGAATGCTGAGGGTCAACTTCTCAGTCGCGGGTTCCTCTGTTATGAGATGTGTTTTTTGTGGGAGGAGAGGATGTCCTTTCTGAACTGTCCATTGTTGGTAATGAAGACTGTACCATAGCACCATGCCCATATTTAGCCATGTTTCTCtttgaaaaaacacaatgggtATCTGTTGACCGCACTTATCAAAAAATGTGCTGACGA
This window contains:
- the palm1a gene encoding paralemmin 1a, which codes for MKRAVYSVEIKVERDKSTGETRVLSSHTKLPVDCSRGGVKVYEDEQKVVHEVNGQEGVRPLSAAEVDELILKADLASRDEATARASATANPDEPDVPQGETASTEREAPLRKGAAEPDVPPSRPEVSPREGVAEPEASPREGVAEPEASPREGVAEPEAPPREGIVEPEVLPSRPEASTQEGAVSESDLQGGDGTTSRPKPGTKRAGRHAGDKKKSRVCCAVM
- the misp gene encoding mitotic interactor and substrate of PLK1 isoform X3, producing MDAVPRRWVLKPLSPPTHLSDLRGATGPSRDEVASPDGSVARAHRVTLWQEWSDSDDGSVESSADSSVGSSGPRHGFYSFVEDPSSPEAELNEAWMFSPRRLAHLTTLKEDKAFKVQTYSGAKKPESLFSDSQPDYRVPEESRSQVLGEAEEIRLRKEIIRKQAPKKSTFNLNERLNTLEKLDWSPSKMADGFSLSYSPVRLEAPRPVDPETIDGARIDFAAARRQFLKWEKRCVAPPSKHATGSGSGELQSSPRLEHVSVPGRPGDPESPDPKDSSSEMRDDSIGRRDTLDDLRPIRKGVSDDCDETPIEKEIRLVQEREKNLRHSRGLKHSEGLSEMVEVQHLPRDETRASFIIRRQNHNRQAPDRPKENLGKRETFLSHRRPRGHGDKISTPPFPQHSWPGKGSLSQGAERESDRKNAARDSTEKEIEEVLRREREPGKSGHSGESEDLPSGGESTSDLFCADTERLDPTEKTGGGIHSSGST
- the misp gene encoding uncharacterized protein misp isoform X1, which produces MDAVPRRWVLKPLSPPTHLSDLRGATGPSRDEVASPDGSVARAHRVTLWQEWSDSDDGSVESSADSSVGSSGPRHGFYSFVEDPSSPEAELNEAWMFSPRRLAHLTTLKEDKAFKVQTYSGAKKPESLFSDSQPDYRVPEESRSQVLGEAEEIRLRKEIIRKQAPKKSTFNLNERLNTLEKLDWSPSKMADGFSLSYSPVRLEAPRPVDPETIDGARIDFAAARRQFLKWEKRCVAPPSKHATGSGSGELQSSPRLEHVSVPGRPGDPESPDPKDSSSEMRDDSIGRRDTLDDLRPIRKGVSDDCDETPIEKEIRLVQEREKNLRHSRGLKHSEGLSEMVEVQHLPRDETRASFIIRRQNHNRQAPDRPKENLGKRETFLSHRRPRGHGDKISTPPFPQHSWPGKGSLSQGAERESDRKNAARDSTEKEIEEVLRREREPGKSGHSGESEDLPSGGESTSDLFCADTERLDPTEKTGLAEQTERSRTDDGPAGGESKLGEEHWQSARFLYAGIKPIDDINNQVRNLSIAQCENINFSEKKKKKVVQGRGSNPAQEGCSA
- the misp gene encoding mitotic interactor and substrate of PLK1 isoform X2, translated to MDAVPRRWVLKPLSPPTHLSDLRGATGPSRDEVASPDGSVARAHRVTLWQEWSDSDDGSVESSADSSVGSSGPRHGFYSFVEDPSSPEAELNEAWMFSPRRLAHLTTLKEDKAFKVQTYSGAKKPESLFSDSQPDYRVPEESRSQVLGEAEEIRLRKEIIRKQAPKKSTFNLNERLNTLEKLDWSPSKMADGFSLSYSPVRLEAPRPVDPETIDGARIDFAAARRQFLKWEKRCVAPPSKHATGSGSGELQSSPRLEHVSVPGRPGDPESPDPKDSSSEMRDDSIGRRDTLDDLRPIRKGVSDDCDETPIEKEIRLVQEREKNLRHSRGLKHSEGLSEMVEVQHLPRDETRASFIIRRQNHNRQAPDRPKENLGKRETFLSHRRPRGHGDKISTPPFPQHSWPGKGSLSQGAERESDRKNAARDSTEKEIEEVLRREREPGKSGHSGESEDLPSGGESTSDLFCADTERLDPTEKTGLAEQTERSRTDDGPAGGESKLGEEHWQSARFLYAGIKPIDDINNQVVESTRVVRRKNQRALRWEAGIFANRPEP